The following proteins come from a genomic window of Halalkalicoccus subterraneus:
- a CDS encoding sulfurtransferase — protein sequence MADYAKDVLVDADWVEDHLEEFQSDDPEYRLLEVNNPTVTADSEYTAYEEGHAPGAIFFDWEEDFTDQQTRDIISKDAFEETMGEAGITEDSTIVFYGGGRVPNWFALFAYWQAKYYGHEDAKVLDGGKGYWVDNDYPLTDEEPDFSPQEYTARGPFESIRAYRDDVDTAIEQGLPMVDVRSPEEFSGEVIAPEGLNETAQRGGHIPGASNVPIATILNDDGTFKGSEELRELYAEAGVDGEESTIAYCRVGERSSIEWFALRELLGFEDVRNYDGSWTEWGSMIRTPIETGDGQ from the coding sequence ATGGCAGATTATGCAAAAGACGTGCTCGTGGACGCCGATTGGGTGGAGGACCACCTCGAGGAGTTCCAGAGCGACGACCCCGAGTATCGACTGCTTGAAGTGAACAATCCGACTGTAACTGCTGACTCGGAGTACACCGCCTACGAGGAGGGCCACGCTCCGGGGGCGATCTTCTTCGACTGGGAGGAGGACTTCACCGACCAGCAGACCCGCGACATCATCTCGAAGGACGCCTTCGAGGAGACGATGGGCGAGGCGGGCATCACCGAGGACAGCACGATAGTGTTCTACGGCGGCGGCCGGGTCCCCAACTGGTTCGCGCTCTTCGCCTACTGGCAGGCGAAGTACTACGGCCACGAGGACGCGAAGGTGCTCGACGGCGGCAAGGGCTACTGGGTCGACAACGACTACCCGCTGACAGACGAGGAACCCGACTTCAGCCCGCAGGAGTACACCGCCCGTGGTCCCTTCGAGTCGATCCGTGCGTATCGCGACGACGTCGACACCGCGATCGAGCAGGGACTGCCGATGGTCGACGTGCGCTCGCCCGAGGAGTTCTCCGGCGAGGTCATCGCGCCCGAGGGGCTCAACGAGACGGCCCAGCGCGGCGGCCACATCCCCGGTGCGAGCAACGTCCCCATCGCGACGATCCTGAACGACGACGGCACGTTCAAGGGCAGCGAGGAACTGCGCGAACTCTACGCCGAGGCCGGCGTCGACGGCGAGGAGTCGACCATCGCCTACTGCCGCGTCGGCGAGCGCTCCTCGATCGAGTGGTTCGCGCTGCGCGAGCTGCTCGGCTTCGAGGACGTCCGCAACTACGACGGCTCCTGGACCGAGTGGGGCAGCATGATCCGCACCCCGATCGAGACGGGCGACGGGCAGTAA
- a CDS encoding methyltransferase domain-containing protein, with the protein MRYSLDDHPAVFDALYAGKSYDEEVAFALERVPGADRALVVGCRTGEQLLRFEAAGLDVLGSDPSPAMVERARGKVEATVHIGALPDLPVEAEFNLVVAFGVVNRLAADELEASLTALADFVGEDGVLILDAGTFPEMVAPALRTGSGSKGDCARLSQCSRIDDRRARVDALVFHGESWFVERHTLTEFAHEEIAIALTDLGFVVKREDWDADPADMGDRSVFVARR; encoded by the coding sequence ATGAGATATTCGCTCGACGACCATCCAGCCGTGTTCGACGCCCTGTACGCCGGGAAGTCCTATGACGAGGAAGTGGCGTTCGCACTCGAACGCGTACCCGGTGCGGATCGGGCGCTCGTCGTCGGTTGTCGAACGGGTGAACAACTCCTCCGGTTCGAGGCGGCTGGCTTGGATGTCCTCGGATCCGACCCCAGTCCCGCGATGGTCGAGCGTGCACGCGGGAAAGTCGAGGCGACGGTTCACATCGGAGCGCTACCGGACCTCCCGGTCGAGGCGGAGTTCAACCTCGTCGTCGCTTTCGGGGTGGTGAACCGCCTCGCGGCCGACGAGCTAGAGGCGTCGTTGACGGCGCTCGCCGACTTCGTAGGGGAGGACGGCGTCCTGATCCTCGATGCGGGCACGTTTCCCGAGATGGTCGCTCCGGCGTTGCGGACGGGGAGCGGCTCGAAAGGTGACTGTGCCCGGCTTTCACAGTGTTCACGGATCGACGACCGACGGGCCCGGGTGGACGCGCTCGTCTTTCACGGGGAATCGTGGTTCGTCGAACGCCACACGCTCACCGAGTTCGCACACGAGGAAATCGCGATCGCGCTGACCGACCTCGGGTTCGTCGTCAAGCGGGAAGACTGGGACGCGGATCCGGCAGACATGGGTGACCGGTCGGTGTTCGTTGCACGCCGCTGA
- a CDS encoding S9 family peptidase, translated as MAYPFERYLNVRNAYGASFGPEGERLSFLMDTTGVPQVWSLDFPRAWPAQHTFADERVTFAAFSPERPELVFGMDEGGNERQQLFLLRPDGTIDPLTAHPAAKHRFGGWSSDGERFAFASNRRDEAVFDVYVQGRDQRGEEAELIHEGEGWLTVGGWSPDDSRLIVTESHSSFDQDVHVLDIGSGELTHLTPHEGRIRFRSTSWGPDGGIYLVTDRDSDTLFLARLDAETGDLDVIEEGGEWNVDRVAVDEESERIVYSRNVDGYTELTAGELSGLDVEEFPEPDLPEGVAGGVSFGPDGERFAVGATGDTDNTNVHVVETATGESERWTDAATGGIPRERFSDSELVRFESFDNREIPAFFSLPEDAPAGETPAIVDIHGGPEGQRRPSFSPVKQYFLDRGYAYFEPNVRGSSGYGREYTHLDDVEKRMDSVADIRAGVEWLHEQPEIDSDRIVAFGGSYGGFMVLASMTEYPDLWAAGIDIVGIANFVTFLENTGEWRRELREAEYGSLEHDREFLESVSPINNIDSIEAPLFVLHGENDPRVPVGEAEQIAERAREHVPVETLIFEDEGHGFTKLGNRIEAYTGIAEFLEEYV; from the coding sequence ATGGCCTATCCGTTCGAACGCTACCTGAACGTCCGCAACGCCTATGGCGCCTCCTTCGGACCCGAGGGCGAGCGCCTCTCGTTCCTGATGGACACGACGGGCGTTCCGCAGGTCTGGTCGCTCGATTTCCCCCGAGCGTGGCCTGCCCAGCATACCTTCGCCGACGAGCGCGTCACCTTCGCGGCCTTTTCGCCCGAGCGCCCCGAACTGGTCTTCGGGATGGACGAAGGCGGTAACGAGCGCCAGCAGCTCTTTCTACTGCGCCCGGACGGCACGATCGACCCGCTGACCGCCCACCCAGCTGCCAAACACAGATTCGGCGGGTGGTCCTCGGATGGCGAGCGCTTCGCCTTTGCCTCGAACCGCCGCGACGAGGCCGTCTTCGACGTCTACGTGCAGGGCCGCGACCAGCGCGGCGAGGAGGCAGAACTGATCCACGAGGGCGAGGGCTGGCTCACCGTCGGCGGCTGGAGTCCCGACGATTCCCGCCTGATCGTCACCGAGTCACATTCCAGTTTCGATCAGGACGTCCACGTCCTCGATATCGGATCGGGCGAACTGACTCATCTGACGCCCCACGAAGGACGGATCCGGTTCCGGAGCACGAGCTGGGGGCCCGATGGCGGGATCTACCTCGTGACCGACCGCGACAGCGACACGTTGTTTCTCGCGCGTCTGGACGCCGAGACGGGCGACCTCGACGTGATCGAGGAGGGGGGCGAGTGGAACGTCGACAGGGTCGCCGTGGATGAGGAAAGTGAGAGAATCGTCTACTCGCGCAACGTCGACGGCTACACCGAGCTCACGGCGGGCGAGCTCTCGGGTCTCGATGTCGAGGAGTTCCCCGAACCCGACCTGCCCGAGGGCGTCGCCGGCGGTGTGAGTTTCGGCCCCGACGGTGAGCGCTTCGCGGTGGGCGCCACCGGCGATACGGACAACACGAACGTCCACGTCGTCGAGACGGCAACGGGAGAAAGCGAGCGCTGGACGGACGCTGCCACCGGCGGCATCCCCCGCGAGCGGTTTTCGGACTCCGAACTCGTCCGCTTCGAGTCGTTCGATAACCGTGAAATCCCCGCGTTCTTCTCGCTGCCCGAGGACGCGCCCGCGGGCGAGACGCCCGCCATCGTCGACATCCACGGCGGGCCCGAGGGCCAACGACGTCCCTCGTTCAGCCCGGTCAAACAGTACTTCCTCGATCGGGGGTATGCCTACTTCGAGCCCAACGTCCGCGGGTCGTCGGGGTATGGCCGCGAGTACACCCACCTCGACGACGTCGAGAAGCGAATGGACAGCGTCGCCGACATTCGCGCGGGTGTCGAGTGGCTCCACGAGCAACCGGAGATCGACTCCGACAGGATCGTCGCGTTCGGGGGTTCGTACGGCGGGTTCATGGTTCTGGCGAGCATGACGGAGTACCCCGACCTGTGGGCCGCGGGCATCGACATCGTCGGCATCGCGAACTTCGTGACGTTCCTTGAGAACACCGGCGAGTGGCGCCGCGAACTCCGCGAGGCCGAGTACGGTTCTCTGGAGCACGATCGGGAGTTCCTCGAATCCGTCTCACCGATCAACAACATCGACTCGATCGAGGCCCCGCTGTTCGTGCTGCATGGCGAGAACGATCCGCGCGTTCCGGTGGGTGAGGCCGAACAGATCGCCGAGCGAGCGAGAGAACACGTCCCCGTCGAGACGCTGATCTTCGAGGACGAGGGCCACGGCTTCACCAAACTGGGGAACCGCATCGAGGCCTACACGGGGATCGCCGAGTTCCTCGAGGAGTACGTCTAA
- a CDS encoding MaoC family dehydratase: MTNDQDHDRRLVSGWEGRYFEDFAVGDIYKHPYGRTVTETDNVWFTNLTMNLNPMHFNEAYAAGTEFGERLVDGTFVIALAVGMSVIDVSMNATANLGYDRIRHHAPVFHGDTILAESEVIEKRESESREHVGIVTTELRAYNEDGEKVLSLERTPMVLKREFADPSPEQPTGWPEGVGTQPEDLD; the protein is encoded by the coding sequence ATGACGAACGATCAGGACCACGACCGCAGGCTGGTGTCGGGCTGGGAGGGGCGCTACTTCGAGGACTTCGCGGTCGGCGACATCTACAAACACCCTTACGGGCGCACCGTCACCGAGACCGACAATGTCTGGTTCACCAACCTGACGATGAACCTCAACCCGATGCACTTCAACGAGGCCTACGCCGCCGGGACCGAGTTCGGCGAGCGGCTGGTCGACGGCACGTTCGTCATCGCCCTTGCAGTGGGAATGAGCGTCATCGACGTCTCGATGAACGCCACCGCGAACCTCGGCTACGACAGGATCCGGCATCACGCGCCCGTCTTTCACGGCGATACGATCCTCGCCGAGAGCGAGGTGATCGAGAAACGCGAAAGCGAGTCCCGAGAACACGTCGGCATCGTCACGACCGAACTCCGGGCGTACAACGAGGACGGCGAGAAGGTGCTCTCCCTGGAGCGCACGCCGATGGTGCTCAAACGGGAGTTCGCTGACCCCTCACCCGAGCAGCCGACCGGGTGGCCCGAGGGCGTCGGTACCCAGCCCGAGGACCTCGATTAG
- a CDS encoding YihY/virulence factor BrkB family protein yields MVEYREWVRALKTSVAVGRKQHVTVTAAGLGYYAFNSLIPLLLLLTIAISIVQDPGTTARLLASATGLRAAGIETVLTEVLGNGGGRLRAGLIAGGIFAYSTATMFQAVNVAFSEIYGTRKHRSALQKATDTVLIFAIVVVALVLIGVVGVAVSLLIDSVAWTVLSVPLLFGAFLLAFLPMYYRFPGESVTPREALPGAAFSAVAWTLSALFFRVYATTSDSVELFGVAGAVLLVLTWLYLGGLLLLFGAILNAVLAGKADADEAWLPTEDAAGEETRDGN; encoded by the coding sequence ATGGTCGAGTACCGCGAGTGGGTTCGCGCACTGAAGACGTCGGTCGCGGTGGGACGAAAACAGCACGTCACCGTCACGGCCGCCGGACTGGGCTACTACGCGTTTAACTCGCTGATCCCGCTGTTGTTGCTCCTCACGATCGCGATCTCGATCGTTCAAGACCCCGGGACGACGGCGCGACTACTCGCGTCGGCCACCGGACTCCGCGCCGCGGGGATCGAGACGGTGCTCACGGAAGTCCTCGGGAACGGCGGCGGTCGTCTCCGAGCAGGACTGATCGCCGGCGGGATCTTCGCCTACAGCACGGCGACGATGTTTCAGGCCGTGAACGTGGCCTTCAGCGAGATCTACGGCACCCGGAAGCACCGCTCGGCCCTGCAGAAGGCCACGGACACGGTGTTGATCTTCGCGATCGTGGTGGTCGCTCTCGTCCTGATCGGGGTCGTCGGCGTCGCGGTCTCGCTTCTCATCGACAGCGTCGCTTGGACGGTCCTCAGCGTGCCGCTTCTGTTCGGCGCGTTCCTGCTCGCCTTCCTCCCGATGTACTACCGGTTTCCCGGCGAGTCGGTCACCCCCCGCGAGGCGTTGCCCGGCGCCGCGTTCTCGGCGGTCGCGTGGACGCTCTCGGCGCTGTTCTTCAGGGTGTACGCCACGACCTCGGACAGCGTCGAACTCTTCGGGGTCGCCGGCGCGGTCCTACTGGTGCTCACTTGGCTCTATCTCGGCGGACTGTTGCTTCTGTTCGGCGCGATCCTCAACGCCGTCCTCGCGGGGAAAGCCGATGCCGACGAGGCCTGGCTCCCGACCGAGGACGCGGCCGGGGAGGAGACCCGAGACGGGAACTGA
- a CDS encoding NAD(P)-dependent glycerol-1-phosphate dehydrogenase — MFEKSSWIRLPRNVLIGHGVLDRAVEAIDELHLTGRPLIVTSPTPREVAAERVIDQFGDRGVEPAVIVVEEASFAAVQEVIEAARREEAGYLIGIGGGKAIDIAKMASDEIGTGFVSIPTAASHDGIVSGRGSVPEGDTRHSVAADPPVAVIADTTVLANAPWELTTAGCADIISNYTAVKDWRLANRLQNVEYSEYSAALSEMTAEMLVGNADSIKRGLEESSWIVTKALVSSGVAMSIAGSSRPASGAEHLFSHQLDRIAPGRALHGHQVGVGSIMVEYLHSGENGRWGAIRDALSSIEAPTTAAGLGIDEKEVLEALTSAHEIRDRYTILGNGMNERAAREAATVTGVI, encoded by the coding sequence ATGTTCGAGAAATCCAGCTGGATCCGCCTCCCGCGGAACGTGCTGATCGGCCACGGCGTGCTCGACCGGGCCGTCGAGGCCATCGACGAACTCCACCTCACGGGCCGTCCGCTGATCGTCACCAGCCCGACCCCCCGAGAGGTCGCCGCCGAACGGGTGATCGACCAGTTCGGCGATCGTGGGGTCGAGCCGGCGGTCATCGTCGTCGAGGAGGCGAGTTTCGCCGCCGTCCAGGAGGTGATCGAGGCCGCAAGAAGGGAGGAGGCGGGCTACCTCATCGGGATCGGCGGCGGGAAGGCCATCGACATCGCGAAGATGGCGAGCGACGAGATCGGAACCGGCTTCGTCTCGATACCGACTGCCGCGAGCCACGACGGGATCGTCTCAGGGCGGGGATCGGTCCCGGAGGGCGACACCCGCCACTCGGTGGCGGCCGACCCGCCCGTCGCCGTGATCGCCGACACGACCGTGCTCGCGAACGCGCCCTGGGAACTGACGACGGCGGGCTGTGCGGACATCATCTCGAACTACACCGCGGTGAAGGACTGGCGGCTCGCAAATCGCCTGCAGAACGTCGAGTACTCCGAGTACTCGGCAGCACTGTCAGAAATGACCGCTGAGATGCTCGTGGGCAACGCCGACTCAATCAAGCGAGGGCTCGAGGAGTCGTCGTGGATCGTCACGAAGGCGCTCGTGTCCTCGGGAGTCGCTATGTCCATCGCGGGTTCCTCGCGTCCGGCCTCGGGCGCCGAACACCTCTTCAGCCACCAGCTCGACCGGATCGCTCCTGGAAGAGCGCTCCACGGCCATCAAGTGGGGGTCGGCTCGATCATGGTCGAGTACCTTCATAGTGGTGAGAACGGACGGTGGGGTGCGATCCGCGACGCCCTTTCGAGCATCGAGGCACCGACCACGGCGGCGGGATTGGGAATCGACGAGAAGGAAGTACTGGAAGCGCTGACGAGCGCCCACGAGATCCGCGATCGCTACACCATTCTGGGCAACGGCATGAACGAACGGGCGGCCCGCGAGGCCGCGACCGTGACGGGCGTGATCTGA
- a CDS encoding NAD-dependent epimerase/dehydratase family protein, producing the protein MDTALVVGGTRFIGRYTVTELLEHGYEVTLFNRGNHENPFSDDDRATHIEGDRNEETALEAATVSVEPDLVIDCVAYYPEQVRTATEIFSEARYVYVSSGSSYGAEHVPKREGETPLSPCSADQATDDSHETYGARKAEGDRAVFEAAERGVGAMAVRPCVVYGPHDYTERLDYWIDRVLNHDRVVVPGDGQHLWHRVYVVDVASALRIVGEEGEPGEAYNVGDRRLLTLEGVLETIAAVAGTEVEVVPAGDRELAAGGLSPEEFTLYQAYPHVMSTAKLSNLGWESTPVEEAMARTVDEHEGSDRDGSEHDPGREAEERVLGVLDTL; encoded by the coding sequence ATGGACACCGCACTCGTCGTCGGGGGCACCCGATTCATCGGCCGCTACACGGTAACAGAGCTACTGGAACACGGGTATGAAGTGACGCTTTTCAACCGCGGAAACCACGAGAACCCCTTCAGCGACGACGACCGCGCCACCCATATCGAGGGGGATCGAAACGAGGAGACGGCACTGGAGGCCGCCACGGTCTCGGTCGAGCCCGATCTCGTGATCGACTGTGTCGCGTACTACCCCGAACAGGTCCGCACGGCCACCGAAATCTTCTCCGAAGCGCGGTACGTCTACGTTTCGAGCGGCTCCTCGTACGGGGCCGAACACGTTCCAAAGCGCGAGGGCGAGACGCCGCTTTCGCCCTGTAGCGCCGACCAGGCGACCGACGACTCCCACGAGACCTACGGCGCACGGAAGGCCGAGGGAGATCGCGCGGTCTTCGAGGCCGCAGAACGCGGCGTCGGGGCGATGGCGGTCCGGCCCTGCGTCGTCTACGGGCCCCACGACTACACCGAGCGGCTGGACTACTGGATCGACAGGGTGCTGAATCACGACCGCGTGGTCGTCCCCGGCGACGGCCAGCACCTCTGGCACCGCGTCTACGTCGTCGACGTCGCGAGCGCACTGCGAATCGTCGGCGAGGAGGGCGAACCCGGCGAGGCCTACAACGTCGGCGATCGCCGGCTGCTCACGCTCGAAGGGGTGCTCGAAACGATCGCCGCGGTCGCCGGAACTGAGGTCGAGGTCGTCCCCGCGGGCGATCGGGAACTCGCCGCGGGCGGGCTCTCGCCGGAGGAGTTCACGCTCTACCAGGCGTACCCCCACGTCATGTCGACGGCGAAACTCTCGAATCTCGGCTGGGAGTCGACGCCGGTCGAGGAGGCGATGGCCCGTACGGTCGACGAACACGAGGGGAGCGACCGCGACGGGAGCGAGCACGATCCCGGGCGCGAGGCGGAGGAACGGGTGCTCGGCGTGCTCGATACGCTGTAA
- a CDS encoding peroxiredoxin family protein, whose protein sequence is MSLENEQAPDFTLESTAGEPITLSETLEEGPTVVVINRGYWCSFCAEQLQTFSEVSYDLWFNDGVDILPVVPSSLGRVTEMRDRYDLDIQLLCDPDGEVAERYSGTERTSHGLTGISGVYVIDSDSEVRYEQVADDVTDRTYGNWVRYFIRNDFEDPF, encoded by the coding sequence ATGTCACTCGAAAACGAACAGGCGCCCGATTTCACGTTGGAAAGCACCGCAGGCGAACCGATCACGCTCTCCGAGACTCTCGAAGAGGGTCCGACGGTCGTGGTAATCAACCGCGGGTACTGGTGTAGCTTCTGTGCCGAGCAGTTACAAACGTTCAGCGAGGTCTCCTACGACCTCTGGTTCAACGACGGGGTGGATATTCTCCCGGTCGTTCCCAGTTCGCTCGGCAGGGTCACCGAGATGCGCGACCGCTACGACCTCGACATTCAGCTGCTCTGCGATCCCGACGGCGAGGTCGCAGAGCGCTACAGCGGCACCGAACGGACCAGCCACGGGCTGACTGGAATCTCCGGCGTGTACGTGATCGACTCGGACAGTGAGGTGCGCTACGAGCAGGTCGCCGACGACGTTACCGACCGCACATACGGCAACTGGGTGCGCTATTTCATCCGCAACGACTTCGAGGATCCCTTCTGA
- a CDS encoding DMT family transporter, translating into MQFENISKFREVALFIVVALVWGASFPAINLGLESLPPILFAALRYDVAAVLVFAFVALKGLAWRPTSYEDWLLIVIGGSLLIAGHFALLFTGQQYVTGGVASIVLSLSPIVTPVFAIAFLPNQRLGVMDVLGLAFGLLGVGIIAQPGSTALGGGQLYGIALLVASATSFALGAVLTARLQTTLSLVSLQAWMMLVGATLLHLTSALHPGESLAAASWTPEALAAIAFLAVFASAIGYLAYFDLQDRVGPVETSLVNYASPVVATVSGWALLGEPVTDATMLGFAVIAFGFWLCKWSAFTWKVTGLTGRIRHYRAARSPDLVVVGTSVYHRDR; encoded by the coding sequence ATGCAGTTCGAAAATATATCTAAATTCAGGGAAGTAGCGTTGTTCATCGTCGTCGCGTTGGTTTGGGGTGCGTCCTTTCCCGCGATCAATCTCGGGTTGGAGTCGTTGCCGCCGATCCTCTTTGCGGCATTGCGATACGACGTCGCCGCCGTCCTGGTGTTCGCGTTCGTCGCGCTCAAGGGGCTCGCCTGGCGGCCGACCAGCTACGAGGACTGGCTGTTGATCGTCATCGGCGGGAGCCTGCTGATCGCCGGTCACTTCGCGTTACTCTTCACCGGCCAGCAGTACGTCACCGGTGGCGTGGCGTCGATCGTCCTGAGCCTCTCGCCGATCGTTACGCCGGTGTTCGCCATCGCCTTCCTGCCGAACCAGCGGCTGGGTGTCATGGACGTCCTCGGGCTGGCGTTCGGCCTGCTCGGGGTGGGAATCATCGCACAGCCCGGTTCAACGGCGCTCGGCGGCGGGCAGCTCTACGGGATCGCGCTGCTCGTAGCGAGCGCGACGAGCTTCGCGCTCGGTGCCGTGCTGACCGCACGACTACAGACGACCCTCTCGTTGGTCTCGCTGCAGGCGTGGATGATGCTCGTCGGCGCGACGTTGCTCCATCTCACGAGCGCACTCCATCCCGGCGAGTCGCTCGCGGCGGCCAGTTGGACGCCGGAGGCGCTTGCGGCGATCGCCTTTCTCGCGGTGTTCGCGAGCGCGATCGGCTATCTCGCGTACTTCGACCTCCAGGATCGCGTCGGCCCCGTCGAGACCAGCCTCGTCAACTACGCGAGCCCCGTCGTGGCGACCGTCAGCGGGTGGGCGCTGCTGGGCGAGCCCGTCACCGACGCGACGATGCTGGGATTCGCCGTGATCGCCTTCGGCTTCTGGCTGTGCAAGTGGTCGGCGTTCACCTGGAAGGTCACGGGACTGACCGGTCGTATACGCCACTACCGGGCGGCTCGCTCGCCCGATCTGGTGGTCGTCGGTACCAGCGTCTACCACCGCGACCGATAG